One window of the Opisthocomus hoazin isolate bOpiHoa1 chromosome 12, bOpiHoa1.hap1, whole genome shotgun sequence genome contains the following:
- the FHOD1 gene encoding FH1/FH2 domain-containing protein 1 isoform X1: MAEAAVPCRVQYLEDADPFGCGGFPEPRRAPVYAVAEALALGAQLPALHRLLGAPLPLEDCTLQVSPSGHYLDLDLSLLEQKDELEGFYEEVRKGRRPTLILRTQLSVRVHAIIEKLYNSQGPELRRSLFSLKQLFQEDKDLVPEFVNLDGLTCLIKVGAEADQNYQNYILRALSQIMLFVDGMQGVINHNETVQWLYTLSGSPFRLVVKMALKLLLVFVEYTEPNALLLIHAVNAVDQARGACPWSNLMAILEQRNGADTELLVFAMTLINKTLAALPDQDTFYDVTDCLEQQGMEPVVQQYLGSKGTDLDLKQQFTLYESALKLEDGVEELPSGGRKERRRTEDGRRGWRSQGSCPEPSPDAQPLLGSPGTPKEPPAEDTPAVPTLSSPAQPSPTSIYSSASSVRLALASPPAEKEQPPGLGERSVYKLRQPAPVWREDAPSLHGDKPILRKFEARFLENLAAAQKEKISSMAKGLLDVLGDAVLEHPTALAWDRDSSTPEPGMEPPSIRSRSARLDTTDSCSTISSDTKFMLDMLYAKGSSEPGRQKVFPEVPPSPLVEGGVEMDAEGGGSREQEGAWLSGRAPDGPVASAHAKLARAMSSIDAETHTQKLENTGMMPIKKDVELTWERLEASPVQLKIKDLDFTDLGEEEDFDVLDTGPMANGSFLPPSIEATSAGALMVPPPPPAVPGCPPPPPPPPAVPGCPPAPPLPPTVPGCPPPPPPPPAVPGCPPPPGLPGPSATDGPSQAKKKRTVKLFWKELKQLDGTAGPGRFGQATLWASLQNVEVNAAKLEHLFESRSKEVPTSKKATDGKKVVVVLDPKRSNAINIGLTVLPPVHIIKTAVLNFDEFAVNKEGIEKILTMVPTEEEKQKIQEAQLANPDVPLGSAEQFLLALSSISDLTARLQLWAFKLDYESLEQEIAEPLFDLKVGMEQLARNHTFKCILATLLAMGNFLNGSQSRGFELGYLEKVSEVKDTVHRQSLLHHLCQMVVEKFPETTDLYSEIASITRSAKVDFDELANSLVHLERRCRASWDNLKVIAKHETKPVLKSKLTDFLKDSTQRIVVLKVVHRRVLNRFHSFLLYLGYPASAARDVKVTPICKLLQEFALEYRTCRERVLQQQKKRAAHRERNKTRGRLITETEKFSGIAEAASPPAVVSSGPKEQTEAGHESMKSLLTSPTDVPARRSRASRGTGHASPAQGSPAQEDVPSSPDDASDEIMDRLVKSVTHNANPRPCANKERRRSRGNRKSCKSHPCPVCVPMLCLRPCTLSHLGVPVPIPCPTSVAVSLCSVLCPCPDALSHLCVPVPSLSVPMPCPVAVSLSPCPGSFPTGHP, encoded by the exons ATGGCGGAGGCGGCGGTTCCATGCCGGGTGCAGTACCTGGAGGACGCGGATCCCTTCGGTTGCGGCGGCTTCCCGGAACCGCGGAGAGCCCCGGTTTACGCCGTGGCGGAGGCTCTGGCCCTGGGAGCGCAGCTGCCCGCCCTGCACCGCCTGCTCGGGGCCCCGCTGCCG CTGGAGGACTGCACGCTGCAGGTCTCACCCTCCGGACACTACCTGGACCTCGACTTGTCCCTGCTGGAGCAGAAGGATGAGCTGGAGGGTTTCTACGAGGAGGTTAG GAAGGGGAGACGGCCGACCCTGATCCTGCGCACGCAGCTCTCCGTCCGAGTCCATGCCATCATCG AGAAGCTGTACAACTCGCAGGGGCCCGAGCTGCGGCGGTCCCTCTTCTCCCTCAAGCAGCTCTTTCAG GAGGACAAGGACCTGGTGCCGGAGTTTGTCAACCTGGATGGGTTGACGTGCCTGATCAAAGTAGGGGCAGAGGCCGACCAGAACTACCAGAACTACATCCTCCGGG CCTTGAGCCAGATCATGCTCTTCGTGGACGGGATGCAGGGTGTCATCAACCACAACGAGACCGTCCAGTGGCTGTACACGCTGTCAGGAAGCCCG TTTCGGCTGGTGGTGAAGATGgcactgaagctgctgctggtgtTCGTGGAGTACACGGAGCCCAATGCCCTGCTCCTCATCCATGCCGTCAACGCCGTGGACCAGGCGAGAG GTGCATGCCCATGGTCCAACCTGATGGCCATCCTGGAGCAACGCAACGGGGCTGACACGGAGCTGCTGGTGTTTGCCATGACGCTGATCAACAAG aCGCTGGCAGCCCTCCCGGACCAGGACACCTTCTACGACGTGACAGACTGCCTGGAGCAGCAGGGCATGGAGCCGGTGGTGCAGCAGTACCTGGGCAGCAAGGGCACCGATCTCGACTTGAAGCAGCAGTTCACGCTCTATGaa AGCGCTCTCAAGCTGGAGGACGGCGTGGAAGAGCTGCCCTCGGGGGGACGCAAGGAGCGGAGGAGGACGGAGGACGGCCGGCGCGGGTGGCGGTCCCAGGGCAGCTGCCCGGAGCCCAGCCCTGATGCCCAGCCGCTGCTGGGGTCCCCTGGCACCCCGAAGGAGCCTCCCGCAGAGGACACCCCAGCTGTCCCCACGCTGAGCAGCCCAGCACA ACCCAGTCCCACTAGTATCTACAGCAGCGCATCCAGCGTGCGGCTGGCCCTGGCCTCCCCCCCAGCCGAgaaggagcagcccccgggcctGGGCGAGCGCAGCGTCTACAA GCTGCGCCAACCTGCCCCTGTCTG GCGGGAGGATGCCCCCTCCTTGCATGGGGACAAGCCTATTTTGAGGAAGTTTGA AGCTCGCTTCTTGGAGAACCTGGCCGCAGCCCAGAAGGAGAAGATCTCCTCCATGGCCAAGGGACTGCTCGATGTCCTCGGCGATGCTGTCCTGGAGCATCCCACCGCTCTCGCGTGGGACAGGGACAGCAGCACCCCTGAGCCCGGGATGGAGCCACCCAGCATAA GGTCCCGCTCAGCTCGGCTGGACACCACCGACTCCTGCAGCACCATCTCCTCCGACACCAAGTTTATGCTGGACATGCTCTATGCCAAGGGCTCCTCGGAGCCGGGGAGGCAGAAAGTCTTCCCTGAGGTCCCGCCATCCCCCCTGGTCGAGGGTGGGGTGGAGATGGATGCCGAGGGAGGTGGAAGCCGGGAGCAGGAGGGCGCCTGGCTCTCTGGCAGGGCTCCAGACGGGCCAGTGGCCAGTGCCCACGCCAAGCTGGCACGTGCTATGTCCAGCATAGATGCTGAGACCCACACGCAGAAGCTGGAGAACACAGGGATGATGCCCAtcaagaaggacgtggagctgaCGTGGGAGCGCCTGGAGGCCAGCCCCGTGCAGCTGAAGATCAAGGACCTGGACTTCACTGatttgggggaagaagaagacTTTGATGTCCTGGACACGGGGCCCATGGCCAATGGCTCCTTCTTGCCCCCCAGCATCGAAGCAACAAGTGCTGGAGCTCTCATggttccccctcctcctcctgcggtcCCCGGCTGCCcaccacctccacctcctcctcctgcggtcCCTGGCTGCCCACCAGCTCCACCTCTTCCTCCTACGGTCCCCGGCTGCCcaccacctccacctcctcctcctgcggtcCCTGGCTGCCCACCtcccccagggctgccaggccccTCAGCAACGGATGGCCCCTCCCAGGCCAAGAAGAAGAGGACAGTGAAGCTCTTCTGGAAGGAGCTGAAGCAGCTAGATGGCACTGCAGGGCCGGGCAGGTTTGGGCAGGCAACACTGTGGGCGTCCCTGCAGAACGTTGAGGTCAATGCTGCcaaactggagcatctctttgAGTCACGGTCAAAGGAAGTGCCAACTTCAAAG AAGGCCACAGATGGGaagaaggtggtggtggtgctggaccCCAAGAGGAGCAATGCCATCAACATTGGCCTCACCGTGCTGCCACCCGTACACATCATCAAGACGGCCGTGCTCAACTTCGATGAGTTTGCAGTCAATAAGGAAGGGATTGAG AAAATCCTGACCATGGTCCCAActgaggaggagaagcagaagatccAGGAAGCCCAGCTGGCCAACCCTGATGTGCCCTTGGGCTCTGCGGAGCAGTTCCTGCTCGCCCTGTCTTCCATCAGTGACCTCACGGCCAGGCTCCAGCTCTGGGCCTTCAAGCTGGACTATGAGAGCCTGGAGCAG GAGATTGCAGAGCCGCTGTTTGATCTGAAGGTGGGCATGGAGCAGCTGGCCAGAAATCACACCTTCAAGTGCATCCTGGCTACGCTGTTGGCCATGGGCAACTTCTTGAATGGCTCCCAG AGCAGAGGCTTTGAGCTGGGCTACCTGGAGAAGGTCTCAGAAGTGAAGGACACAGTGCACCGGCAGTCCCTGCTCCACCATCTCTGCCAGATGGTGGTAGAGAAGTTCCCAGAAACCACTGACCTCTACTCAGAGATTGCCTCCATCACCCGCTCCGCCAAG GTTGACTTTGACGAGCTGGCCAACAGCCTGGTGCATCTGGAGCGGAGGTGCAGGGCCTCCTGGGACAACCTGAAGGTGATTGCCAAGCACGAGACCAAGCCAGTGCTGAAGAGCAAGCTGACGGACTTCCTCAAGGACAGCACCCAGCGCATTGTCGTCTTGAAGGTGGTGCACAGGCGCGTCCTCAACAG GTTTCACTCCTTTCTGCTCTACCTGGGGTACCCGGCGAGTGCAGCGCGGGACGTGAAGGTGACGCCCatctgcaagctgctgcaggagtTCGCCCTGGAGTACCGCACCTGCCGGGAGcgtgtcctgcagcagcagaagaaacgggCCGCGCACCGCGAGCGCAACAAGACCCGGGGACGGCTCATCACTGAG ACCGAGAAGTTCTCCGGCATTGCCGAGGCCGCTTCGCCCCCCGCCGTGGTGTCCAGCGGCCCCAAGGAGCAGACGGAAGCGGGCCATGAGAGCATGAAGAGCCTGCTGACCTCCCCCACGGAcgtccctgcccgccgcagccgggcCAGCCGGG GGACAGGGCACGCCAGCCCGGCCCAGGGTTCCCCAGCCCAGGAGGACGTTCCCAGCTCCCC
- the FHOD1 gene encoding FH1/FH2 domain-containing protein 1 isoform X3 has translation MAEAAVPCRVQYLEDADPFGCGGFPEPRRAPVYAVAEALALGAQLPALHRLLGAPLPLEDCTLQVSPSGHYLDLDLSLLEQKDELEGFYEEVRKGRRPTLILRTQLSVRVHAIIEKLYNSQGPELRRSLFSLKQLFQEDKDLVPEFVNLDGLTCLIKVGAEADQNYQNYILRALSQIMLFVDGMQGVINHNETVQWLYTLSGSPFRLVVKMALKLLLVFVEYTEPNALLLIHAVNAVDQARGACPWSNLMAILEQRNGADTELLVFAMTLINKTLAALPDQDTFYDVTDCLEQQGMEPVVQQYLGSKGTDLDLKQQFTLYESALKLEDGVEELPSGGRKERRRTEDGRRGWRSQGSCPEPSPDAQPLLGSPGTPKEPPAEDTPAVPTLSSPAQPSPTSIYSSASSVRLALASPPAEKEQPPGLGERSVYKLRQPAPVWREDAPSLHGDKPILRKFEARFLENLAAAQKEKISSMAKGLLDVLGDAVLEHPTALAWDRDSSTPEPGMEPPSIRSRSARLDTTDSCSTISSDTKFMLDMLYAKGSSEPGRQKVFPEVPPSPLVEGGVEMDAEGGGSREQEGAWLSGRAPDGPVASAHAKLARAMSSIDAETHTQKLENTGMMPIKKDVELTWERLEASPVQLKIKDLDFTDLGEEEDFDVLDTGPMANGSFLPPSIEATSAGALMVPPPPPAVPGCPPPPPPPPAVPGCPPAPPLPPTVPGCPPPPPPPPAVPGCPPPPGLPGPSATDGPSQAKKKRTVKLFWKELKQLDGTAGPGRFGQATLWASLQNVEVNAAKLEHLFESRSKEVPTSKKATDGKKVVVVLDPKRSNAINIGLTVLPPVHIIKTAVLNFDEFAVNKEGIEKILTMVPTEEEKQKIQEAQLANPDVPLGSAEQFLLALSSISDLTARLQLWAFKLDYESLEQEIAEPLFDLKVGMEQLARNHTFKCILATLLAMGNFLNGSQSRGFELGYLEKVSEVKDTVHRQSLLHHLCQMVVEKFPETTDLYSEIASITRSAKVDFDELANSLVHLERRCRASWDNLKVIAKHETKPVLKSKLTDFLKDSTQRIVVLKVVHRRVLNRFHSFLLYLGYPASAARDVKVTPICKLLQEFALEYRTCRERVLQQQKKRAAHRERNKTRGRLITETEKFSGIAEAASPPAVVSSGPKEQTEAGHESMKSLLTSPTDVPARRSRASRGTGHASPAQGSPAQEDVPSSPDDASDEIMDRLVKSVTHNANPRPCANKERRRSRGNRKSLRRTLKSGLSDDLVQALGLGQSPGMEV, from the exons ATGGCGGAGGCGGCGGTTCCATGCCGGGTGCAGTACCTGGAGGACGCGGATCCCTTCGGTTGCGGCGGCTTCCCGGAACCGCGGAGAGCCCCGGTTTACGCCGTGGCGGAGGCTCTGGCCCTGGGAGCGCAGCTGCCCGCCCTGCACCGCCTGCTCGGGGCCCCGCTGCCG CTGGAGGACTGCACGCTGCAGGTCTCACCCTCCGGACACTACCTGGACCTCGACTTGTCCCTGCTGGAGCAGAAGGATGAGCTGGAGGGTTTCTACGAGGAGGTTAG GAAGGGGAGACGGCCGACCCTGATCCTGCGCACGCAGCTCTCCGTCCGAGTCCATGCCATCATCG AGAAGCTGTACAACTCGCAGGGGCCCGAGCTGCGGCGGTCCCTCTTCTCCCTCAAGCAGCTCTTTCAG GAGGACAAGGACCTGGTGCCGGAGTTTGTCAACCTGGATGGGTTGACGTGCCTGATCAAAGTAGGGGCAGAGGCCGACCAGAACTACCAGAACTACATCCTCCGGG CCTTGAGCCAGATCATGCTCTTCGTGGACGGGATGCAGGGTGTCATCAACCACAACGAGACCGTCCAGTGGCTGTACACGCTGTCAGGAAGCCCG TTTCGGCTGGTGGTGAAGATGgcactgaagctgctgctggtgtTCGTGGAGTACACGGAGCCCAATGCCCTGCTCCTCATCCATGCCGTCAACGCCGTGGACCAGGCGAGAG GTGCATGCCCATGGTCCAACCTGATGGCCATCCTGGAGCAACGCAACGGGGCTGACACGGAGCTGCTGGTGTTTGCCATGACGCTGATCAACAAG aCGCTGGCAGCCCTCCCGGACCAGGACACCTTCTACGACGTGACAGACTGCCTGGAGCAGCAGGGCATGGAGCCGGTGGTGCAGCAGTACCTGGGCAGCAAGGGCACCGATCTCGACTTGAAGCAGCAGTTCACGCTCTATGaa AGCGCTCTCAAGCTGGAGGACGGCGTGGAAGAGCTGCCCTCGGGGGGACGCAAGGAGCGGAGGAGGACGGAGGACGGCCGGCGCGGGTGGCGGTCCCAGGGCAGCTGCCCGGAGCCCAGCCCTGATGCCCAGCCGCTGCTGGGGTCCCCTGGCACCCCGAAGGAGCCTCCCGCAGAGGACACCCCAGCTGTCCCCACGCTGAGCAGCCCAGCACA ACCCAGTCCCACTAGTATCTACAGCAGCGCATCCAGCGTGCGGCTGGCCCTGGCCTCCCCCCCAGCCGAgaaggagcagcccccgggcctGGGCGAGCGCAGCGTCTACAA GCTGCGCCAACCTGCCCCTGTCTG GCGGGAGGATGCCCCCTCCTTGCATGGGGACAAGCCTATTTTGAGGAAGTTTGA AGCTCGCTTCTTGGAGAACCTGGCCGCAGCCCAGAAGGAGAAGATCTCCTCCATGGCCAAGGGACTGCTCGATGTCCTCGGCGATGCTGTCCTGGAGCATCCCACCGCTCTCGCGTGGGACAGGGACAGCAGCACCCCTGAGCCCGGGATGGAGCCACCCAGCATAA GGTCCCGCTCAGCTCGGCTGGACACCACCGACTCCTGCAGCACCATCTCCTCCGACACCAAGTTTATGCTGGACATGCTCTATGCCAAGGGCTCCTCGGAGCCGGGGAGGCAGAAAGTCTTCCCTGAGGTCCCGCCATCCCCCCTGGTCGAGGGTGGGGTGGAGATGGATGCCGAGGGAGGTGGAAGCCGGGAGCAGGAGGGCGCCTGGCTCTCTGGCAGGGCTCCAGACGGGCCAGTGGCCAGTGCCCACGCCAAGCTGGCACGTGCTATGTCCAGCATAGATGCTGAGACCCACACGCAGAAGCTGGAGAACACAGGGATGATGCCCAtcaagaaggacgtggagctgaCGTGGGAGCGCCTGGAGGCCAGCCCCGTGCAGCTGAAGATCAAGGACCTGGACTTCACTGatttgggggaagaagaagacTTTGATGTCCTGGACACGGGGCCCATGGCCAATGGCTCCTTCTTGCCCCCCAGCATCGAAGCAACAAGTGCTGGAGCTCTCATggttccccctcctcctcctgcggtcCCCGGCTGCCcaccacctccacctcctcctcctgcggtcCCTGGCTGCCCACCAGCTCCACCTCTTCCTCCTACGGTCCCCGGCTGCCcaccacctccacctcctcctcctgcggtcCCTGGCTGCCCACCtcccccagggctgccaggccccTCAGCAACGGATGGCCCCTCCCAGGCCAAGAAGAAGAGGACAGTGAAGCTCTTCTGGAAGGAGCTGAAGCAGCTAGATGGCACTGCAGGGCCGGGCAGGTTTGGGCAGGCAACACTGTGGGCGTCCCTGCAGAACGTTGAGGTCAATGCTGCcaaactggagcatctctttgAGTCACGGTCAAAGGAAGTGCCAACTTCAAAG AAGGCCACAGATGGGaagaaggtggtggtggtgctggaccCCAAGAGGAGCAATGCCATCAACATTGGCCTCACCGTGCTGCCACCCGTACACATCATCAAGACGGCCGTGCTCAACTTCGATGAGTTTGCAGTCAATAAGGAAGGGATTGAG AAAATCCTGACCATGGTCCCAActgaggaggagaagcagaagatccAGGAAGCCCAGCTGGCCAACCCTGATGTGCCCTTGGGCTCTGCGGAGCAGTTCCTGCTCGCCCTGTCTTCCATCAGTGACCTCACGGCCAGGCTCCAGCTCTGGGCCTTCAAGCTGGACTATGAGAGCCTGGAGCAG GAGATTGCAGAGCCGCTGTTTGATCTGAAGGTGGGCATGGAGCAGCTGGCCAGAAATCACACCTTCAAGTGCATCCTGGCTACGCTGTTGGCCATGGGCAACTTCTTGAATGGCTCCCAG AGCAGAGGCTTTGAGCTGGGCTACCTGGAGAAGGTCTCAGAAGTGAAGGACACAGTGCACCGGCAGTCCCTGCTCCACCATCTCTGCCAGATGGTGGTAGAGAAGTTCCCAGAAACCACTGACCTCTACTCAGAGATTGCCTCCATCACCCGCTCCGCCAAG GTTGACTTTGACGAGCTGGCCAACAGCCTGGTGCATCTGGAGCGGAGGTGCAGGGCCTCCTGGGACAACCTGAAGGTGATTGCCAAGCACGAGACCAAGCCAGTGCTGAAGAGCAAGCTGACGGACTTCCTCAAGGACAGCACCCAGCGCATTGTCGTCTTGAAGGTGGTGCACAGGCGCGTCCTCAACAG GTTTCACTCCTTTCTGCTCTACCTGGGGTACCCGGCGAGTGCAGCGCGGGACGTGAAGGTGACGCCCatctgcaagctgctgcaggagtTCGCCCTGGAGTACCGCACCTGCCGGGAGcgtgtcctgcagcagcagaagaaacgggCCGCGCACCGCGAGCGCAACAAGACCCGGGGACGGCTCATCACTGAG ACCGAGAAGTTCTCCGGCATTGCCGAGGCCGCTTCGCCCCCCGCCGTGGTGTCCAGCGGCCCCAAGGAGCAGACGGAAGCGGGCCATGAGAGCATGAAGAGCCTGCTGACCTCCCCCACGGAcgtccctgcccgccgcagccgggcCAGCCGGG GGACAGGGCACGCCAGCCCGGCCCAGGGTTCCCCAGCCCAGGAGGACGTTCCCAGCTCCCC
- the FHOD1 gene encoding FH1/FH2 domain-containing protein 1 isoform X2: MAEAAVPCRVQYLEDADPFGCGGFPEPRRAPVYAVAEALALGAQLPALHRLLGAPLPLEDCTLQVSPSGHYLDLDLSLLEQKDELEGFYEEVRKGRRPTLILRTQLSVRVHAIIEKLYNSQGPELRRSLFSLKQLFQEDKDLVPEFVNLDGLTCLIKVGAEADQNYQNYILRALSQIMLFVDGMQGVINHNETVQWLYTLSGSPFRLVVKMALKLLLVFVEYTEPNALLLIHAVNAVDQARGACPWSNLMAILEQRNGADTELLVFAMTLINKTLAALPDQDTFYDVTDCLEQQGMEPVVQQYLGSKGTDLDLKQQFTLYESALKLEDGVEELPSGGRKERRRTEDGRRGWRSQGSCPEPSPDAQPLLGSPGTPKEPPAEDTPAVPTLSSPAQPSPTSIYSSASSVRLALASPPAEKEQPPGLGERSVYKARFLENLAAAQKEKISSMAKGLLDVLGDAVLEHPTALAWDRDSSTPEPGMEPPSIRSRSARLDTTDSCSTISSDTKFMLDMLYAKGSSEPGRQKVFPEVPPSPLVEGGVEMDAEGGGSREQEGAWLSGRAPDGPVASAHAKLARAMSSIDAETHTQKLENTGMMPIKKDVELTWERLEASPVQLKIKDLDFTDLGEEEDFDVLDTGPMANGSFLPPSIEATSAGALMVPPPPPAVPGCPPPPPPPPAVPGCPPAPPLPPTVPGCPPPPPPPPAVPGCPPPPGLPGPSATDGPSQAKKKRTVKLFWKELKQLDGTAGPGRFGQATLWASLQNVEVNAAKLEHLFESRSKEVPTSKKATDGKKVVVVLDPKRSNAINIGLTVLPPVHIIKTAVLNFDEFAVNKEGIEKILTMVPTEEEKQKIQEAQLANPDVPLGSAEQFLLALSSISDLTARLQLWAFKLDYESLEQEIAEPLFDLKVGMEQLARNHTFKCILATLLAMGNFLNGSQSRGFELGYLEKVSEVKDTVHRQSLLHHLCQMVVEKFPETTDLYSEIASITRSAKVDFDELANSLVHLERRCRASWDNLKVIAKHETKPVLKSKLTDFLKDSTQRIVVLKVVHRRVLNRFHSFLLYLGYPASAARDVKVTPICKLLQEFALEYRTCRERVLQQQKKRAAHRERNKTRGRLITETEKFSGIAEAASPPAVVSSGPKEQTEAGHESMKSLLTSPTDVPARRSRASRGTGHASPAQGSPAQEDVPSSPDDASDEIMDRLVKSVTHNANPRPCANKERRRSRGNRKSCKSHPCPVCVPMLCLRPCTLSHLGVPVPIPCPTSVAVSLCSVLCPCPDALSHLCVPVPSLSVPMPCPVAVSLSPCPGSFPTGHP; this comes from the exons ATGGCGGAGGCGGCGGTTCCATGCCGGGTGCAGTACCTGGAGGACGCGGATCCCTTCGGTTGCGGCGGCTTCCCGGAACCGCGGAGAGCCCCGGTTTACGCCGTGGCGGAGGCTCTGGCCCTGGGAGCGCAGCTGCCCGCCCTGCACCGCCTGCTCGGGGCCCCGCTGCCG CTGGAGGACTGCACGCTGCAGGTCTCACCCTCCGGACACTACCTGGACCTCGACTTGTCCCTGCTGGAGCAGAAGGATGAGCTGGAGGGTTTCTACGAGGAGGTTAG GAAGGGGAGACGGCCGACCCTGATCCTGCGCACGCAGCTCTCCGTCCGAGTCCATGCCATCATCG AGAAGCTGTACAACTCGCAGGGGCCCGAGCTGCGGCGGTCCCTCTTCTCCCTCAAGCAGCTCTTTCAG GAGGACAAGGACCTGGTGCCGGAGTTTGTCAACCTGGATGGGTTGACGTGCCTGATCAAAGTAGGGGCAGAGGCCGACCAGAACTACCAGAACTACATCCTCCGGG CCTTGAGCCAGATCATGCTCTTCGTGGACGGGATGCAGGGTGTCATCAACCACAACGAGACCGTCCAGTGGCTGTACACGCTGTCAGGAAGCCCG TTTCGGCTGGTGGTGAAGATGgcactgaagctgctgctggtgtTCGTGGAGTACACGGAGCCCAATGCCCTGCTCCTCATCCATGCCGTCAACGCCGTGGACCAGGCGAGAG GTGCATGCCCATGGTCCAACCTGATGGCCATCCTGGAGCAACGCAACGGGGCTGACACGGAGCTGCTGGTGTTTGCCATGACGCTGATCAACAAG aCGCTGGCAGCCCTCCCGGACCAGGACACCTTCTACGACGTGACAGACTGCCTGGAGCAGCAGGGCATGGAGCCGGTGGTGCAGCAGTACCTGGGCAGCAAGGGCACCGATCTCGACTTGAAGCAGCAGTTCACGCTCTATGaa AGCGCTCTCAAGCTGGAGGACGGCGTGGAAGAGCTGCCCTCGGGGGGACGCAAGGAGCGGAGGAGGACGGAGGACGGCCGGCGCGGGTGGCGGTCCCAGGGCAGCTGCCCGGAGCCCAGCCCTGATGCCCAGCCGCTGCTGGGGTCCCCTGGCACCCCGAAGGAGCCTCCCGCAGAGGACACCCCAGCTGTCCCCACGCTGAGCAGCCCAGCACA ACCCAGTCCCACTAGTATCTACAGCAGCGCATCCAGCGTGCGGCTGGCCCTGGCCTCCCCCCCAGCCGAgaaggagcagcccccgggcctGGGCGAGCGCAGCGTCTACAA AGCTCGCTTCTTGGAGAACCTGGCCGCAGCCCAGAAGGAGAAGATCTCCTCCATGGCCAAGGGACTGCTCGATGTCCTCGGCGATGCTGTCCTGGAGCATCCCACCGCTCTCGCGTGGGACAGGGACAGCAGCACCCCTGAGCCCGGGATGGAGCCACCCAGCATAA GGTCCCGCTCAGCTCGGCTGGACACCACCGACTCCTGCAGCACCATCTCCTCCGACACCAAGTTTATGCTGGACATGCTCTATGCCAAGGGCTCCTCGGAGCCGGGGAGGCAGAAAGTCTTCCCTGAGGTCCCGCCATCCCCCCTGGTCGAGGGTGGGGTGGAGATGGATGCCGAGGGAGGTGGAAGCCGGGAGCAGGAGGGCGCCTGGCTCTCTGGCAGGGCTCCAGACGGGCCAGTGGCCAGTGCCCACGCCAAGCTGGCACGTGCTATGTCCAGCATAGATGCTGAGACCCACACGCAGAAGCTGGAGAACACAGGGATGATGCCCAtcaagaaggacgtggagctgaCGTGGGAGCGCCTGGAGGCCAGCCCCGTGCAGCTGAAGATCAAGGACCTGGACTTCACTGatttgggggaagaagaagacTTTGATGTCCTGGACACGGGGCCCATGGCCAATGGCTCCTTCTTGCCCCCCAGCATCGAAGCAACAAGTGCTGGAGCTCTCATggttccccctcctcctcctgcggtcCCCGGCTGCCcaccacctccacctcctcctcctgcggtcCCTGGCTGCCCACCAGCTCCACCTCTTCCTCCTACGGTCCCCGGCTGCCcaccacctccacctcctcctcctgcggtcCCTGGCTGCCCACCtcccccagggctgccaggccccTCAGCAACGGATGGCCCCTCCCAGGCCAAGAAGAAGAGGACAGTGAAGCTCTTCTGGAAGGAGCTGAAGCAGCTAGATGGCACTGCAGGGCCGGGCAGGTTTGGGCAGGCAACACTGTGGGCGTCCCTGCAGAACGTTGAGGTCAATGCTGCcaaactggagcatctctttgAGTCACGGTCAAAGGAAGTGCCAACTTCAAAG AAGGCCACAGATGGGaagaaggtggtggtggtgctggaccCCAAGAGGAGCAATGCCATCAACATTGGCCTCACCGTGCTGCCACCCGTACACATCATCAAGACGGCCGTGCTCAACTTCGATGAGTTTGCAGTCAATAAGGAAGGGATTGAG AAAATCCTGACCATGGTCCCAActgaggaggagaagcagaagatccAGGAAGCCCAGCTGGCCAACCCTGATGTGCCCTTGGGCTCTGCGGAGCAGTTCCTGCTCGCCCTGTCTTCCATCAGTGACCTCACGGCCAGGCTCCAGCTCTGGGCCTTCAAGCTGGACTATGAGAGCCTGGAGCAG GAGATTGCAGAGCCGCTGTTTGATCTGAAGGTGGGCATGGAGCAGCTGGCCAGAAATCACACCTTCAAGTGCATCCTGGCTACGCTGTTGGCCATGGGCAACTTCTTGAATGGCTCCCAG AGCAGAGGCTTTGAGCTGGGCTACCTGGAGAAGGTCTCAGAAGTGAAGGACACAGTGCACCGGCAGTCCCTGCTCCACCATCTCTGCCAGATGGTGGTAGAGAAGTTCCCAGAAACCACTGACCTCTACTCAGAGATTGCCTCCATCACCCGCTCCGCCAAG GTTGACTTTGACGAGCTGGCCAACAGCCTGGTGCATCTGGAGCGGAGGTGCAGGGCCTCCTGGGACAACCTGAAGGTGATTGCCAAGCACGAGACCAAGCCAGTGCTGAAGAGCAAGCTGACGGACTTCCTCAAGGACAGCACCCAGCGCATTGTCGTCTTGAAGGTGGTGCACAGGCGCGTCCTCAACAG GTTTCACTCCTTTCTGCTCTACCTGGGGTACCCGGCGAGTGCAGCGCGGGACGTGAAGGTGACGCCCatctgcaagctgctgcaggagtTCGCCCTGGAGTACCGCACCTGCCGGGAGcgtgtcctgcagcagcagaagaaacgggCCGCGCACCGCGAGCGCAACAAGACCCGGGGACGGCTCATCACTGAG ACCGAGAAGTTCTCCGGCATTGCCGAGGCCGCTTCGCCCCCCGCCGTGGTGTCCAGCGGCCCCAAGGAGCAGACGGAAGCGGGCCATGAGAGCATGAAGAGCCTGCTGACCTCCCCCACGGAcgtccctgcccgccgcagccgggcCAGCCGGG GGACAGGGCACGCCAGCCCGGCCCAGGGTTCCCCAGCCCAGGAGGACGTTCCCAGCTCCCC